Below is a window of Janthinobacterium lividum DNA.
TTCAACGGCGTGAACGCCAGGCCCTTTTTCAAAATGGGGCTGGCCTCGTTGAACGCGTCGATGGCGCGGCGGCGCGCGCGGTAGTCGCTGCTGTCTTCCAGTTCCGCAACCAGTTCATGGATCACGTTGTCGACGATTTTTTGCCCGTACGGCGTGACATTGCGCCCTTCCACATCGTTGCGGCCATAGAAATTGAGCATGCGGATATCGAGCGCATCGCGTTGCAAGTGGCGGGCGATTTCATCGATCACGTACTCGATGGCAATGGCGCCCTGCGGCCCGCCGAAGCCCCGGAAAGCCGTGTTCGACTGCGTATTCGTCTTGCCGCAGGCGGCGCGAATATCCACGTCGGACAAATAATAGGTGTTGTCGAAGTGGCAGACGGCGCGCGTGGCGACGGGGCCGGACAGATCGGCCGAGTAGCCCGCACGCGTGGTCATGTCGACCTTGGCGGCAAGGATCCGCCCGTCGTCGTCGTAGCCCACCTCGTATTCATAGTAAAAACAGTGGCGCTTGCCCGTCACCAGCATATCGTCGTCGCGGTCGGCGCGCAGTTTCACGGGACGCTTCAGTTTGGCAGCCGCAATCGATGCGGCTGCCGCCCACAGGGCCGACTGCGATTCCTTGCCACCGAAGCCGCCGCCCATGCGCCGGCATTCGACGGTGATGTTGTGCGAATGCACGCCCAACGCATGTGCCACCACGTGCTGCATCTCACTCGGATGCTGAGTCGAACACAGCACCAGCATGCCTTGCGCTTCCTTGGGGATGGAGTAGGAAATCTGCCCTTCCAGATAAAACTGTTCCTGGCCGCCCACATACAGCTGGCCCTTGACCACATGCGGCGCCTTCTCGAAGGCAGCCAGGTAATTACCACGCGTCAATTGCATCGGCGGCAACACATACGATTGCGCGGCCTTGGCCGCCTGTGGCGTCATGATCGCGGGCAATTCCCCGTATGACACCTGCGCCAGGCGGGCGGCGCGGCGCGCATGGTCATGCGTATCGGCCACCACGATGAAGATGGGCTGGCCCACGTATTGCACCAGTTCCGCAGCCAGGATGGGGTCGTCATGGATGATGGGGCCGCAATCATTGGTGCCAGGAATGTCCTGCGCCGTGTAGACGGCGACAACACCGGCGGCGGCGCGCACGGCCGACAAATCCATGGCCGTGATGCGCGCATGGGGCTTTTGCGACAGGCCCAACGCCGCGTGCAAGGTACCTTGCAATTCGGCGATATCGTCCGTGTACGTGGCTTGCCCCAGCACATGCAATTGCGCCGATTCATGGGGGCTGGGCTTACCCACGGCGGCCCAGGCGGCCGCTTGCAATTCGGGCGTGACAGGATGGTTCATGCGTGTCCTTTCAGGCGCGGCAAGCGTAGGCGTTGACGGCGGTGCGCAGCAACGGCGCACCGGGGCGTGTTTCCAGCCAGAAGCGGCGCAACAGGTTTTGCGCCGTCGTCATGCGGTAGGTATTCGAGGCGCGCATGTCCGACAACGGCGCGTAATCGTCGGTCAGCAAGCGCATGGCGATGACGAGGTTGTCTTCCGTCCACGCCTGCCCCAGCAAAAATGCTTCCGTTTGCGCGGCCCGTTGCGGCGTGGCCGCCATGCCGCCAAAGGCGATGCGCGCGTCGATGATGCGTTCGCCGTCAAGCTGGAAGGCGAATGCGGCGCACACGGCCGAGATATCCTGGTCGAAGCGCTTCGCCAGTTTATACGTGCGGAATTGCACGTCGGCACGCGGCAAGGGCACGCGCACGGCTTCGACGAATTCGCCGGGTTGCAGATCCTTCTTTTGGTAACCCAGATAGAAGTTTTCCAGCGGCATGATGCGCTGACCGGCGGAGCCGCGCAGCACGATCTCGCTACCCAGCGCAATCAGCCACGGCATCGAATCACCGATGGGAGAACCATTGGCCACATTGCCGCCCAGGGTGCCGGCGTTGCGGATCGGCAAGGAAGCAAAGCGCTGCCACAGTTCCGACAATTCTTGCGGATAGTGCCCGCACAGCGCCGCATAGGCCTCGTTCAGGCTGGCGCCGGCGCCGATATGCAGCTTGCCGTCAACGATGGCGATGGTTCTTAGGGCTGCCACGTTGCCGAGATAAATAATGTCGCCCAGGTCCCGCAGTTGCTTGGTCACCCACAAGCCCACATCGGTGGAGCCTG
It encodes the following:
- the xdhB gene encoding xanthine dehydrogenase molybdopterin binding subunit translates to MNHPVTPELQAAAWAAVGKPSPHESAQLHVLGQATYTDDIAELQGTLHAALGLSQKPHARITAMDLSAVRAAAGVVAVYTAQDIPGTNDCGPIIHDDPILAAELVQYVGQPIFIVVADTHDHARRAARLAQVSYGELPAIMTPQAAKAAQSYVLPPMQLTRGNYLAAFEKAPHVVKGQLYVGGQEQFYLEGQISYSIPKEAQGMLVLCSTQHPSEMQHVVAHALGVHSHNITVECRRMGGGFGGKESQSALWAAAASIAAAKLKRPVKLRADRDDDMLVTGKRHCFYYEYEVGYDDDGRILAAKVDMTTRAGYSADLSGPVATRAVCHFDNTYYLSDVDIRAACGKTNTQSNTAFRGFGGPQGAIAIEYVIDEIARHLQRDALDIRMLNFYGRNDVEGRNVTPYGQKIVDNVIHELVAELEDSSDYRARRRAIDAFNEASPILKKGLAFTPLKFGIAFNVTHLNQAGALVHVYVDGSVLVNHGGTEMGQGINTKVMQVVAHELGLDLDKVRATATDTSKVANTSATAASTGADLNGKAAQDAARQIRERLADYAVKLYGGDAASVRLFDNHIHVNGHVVPFAELVQKAYLARVQLWSDGFYATPGLSWDAKTMTGHPFSYYAYGAAVAEVVVDTLTGEWKLLRADALYDAGQSLNPAIDLGQVEGAFIQGLGWLTTEQLWWNAAGKLMTHAPSTYKIPGISDCPEDFRVKLFQNRNVEDSIHRSKAVGEPPLLLPFSVFFAIRDAISSVGHHAVQPPLNAPATSEEILKAVMAVQAAGVAA
- the xdhA gene encoding xanthine dehydrogenase small subunit translates to MSEPIRFYYRGAVQEVRNAAPTQTVLQYLREDLHCTGTKEGCAEGDCGACTVVIGSLVDGQVEMKAVNACIQLTPTLDGKALFSVEDLQQTDGALHPVQQAMVECHGSQCGFCTPGFVMSLWGMYLQKNGATPTRCEIDDTLSGNLCRCTGYRPIIDAARRMGELPHVTFDRDALAQQLQALQRGSLTTYEHGGQHFHAPRSLEELVALRAAKPQACLLAGSTDVGLWVTKQLRDLGDIIYLGNVAALRTIAIVDGKLHIGAGASLNEAYAALCGHYPQELSELWQRFASLPIRNAGTLGGNVANGSPIGDSMPWLIALGSEIVLRGSAGQRIMPLENFYLGYQKKDLQPGEFVEAVRVPLPRADVQFRTYKLAKRFDQDISAVCAAFAFQLDGERIIDARIAFGGMAATPQRAAQTEAFLLGQAWTEDNLVIAMRLLTDDYAPLSDMRASNTYRMTTAQNLLRRFWLETRPGAPLLRTAVNAYACRA